CCCTAGAAGTCGGACGCTTGCAATATTGCATCTCTGTGCTCAAGAACTCGCTTTCGAAGCTCATGGAGAAGCTCAATCTCTTTATCTACGACTCGGAATACCAATGAGCTCTTGCGGCAGCACAGGGACGTAGAAGGTTGCTCACCGTGTATTTGGGCAACAATGTCGCCAAAATAGTCATCGAGCTCCTTCATACGTCTGTTCTTGAAGTAGAAGTTACCTTCGTGAACGAATATCCTCTCCCAGTCGTCGCCAGCCCCAGGTTCTGGTCCATCGTAGTTGGGCTCTCCATTGGCATTTGCTGAAATTACTGTCAAGAAGCCAAGCTGGTGGTAGTATATGCAGTGTTCAATGTAAGCCGCAGCCCATTCTGGTACATCCCTGACTATATGACGTGCAGTCTCCTGAAGGAGACTCGGAAAACCATTGTAGGTGCGGGTCAGCTGATCAAGATCTTCACTGACCCCAGGGAGGATAACTGTGTCGTTGATAGTCTCGGTAGCGTCAAAGTCAATCGTATCCGAGACCACTTTTCCGACCTGCATAATCTGGCGCGGATCAACCTGCGCCTGCATCTACGAGTAAAAATTAGATGTGATCTTGTCCCAGGAACCGTAGCACAACTAACCCTGTTCACTACTTCAAGAGGCGCTCCTCCAGTTTCAAGCACTCTGACTGTTTCGTAGAGCTCAACCGTAAACTTGGAGAAGCGTTGCAAACTTTTCCAAACTCCTCTCTTGGCGGGCGCTAGAGAGGATGGCTTGTCCACACCTCTCTGGATGTGACTCATGATCGCCTTCATATTCTTGATCATCCGCAGATGTTTTATAATCATTGTGAATGTTTCACTGTTTTCCGGTCGAAGCAGTATTGCAATGATGCGATGTCTCTCACCCAGAAGACCCATATCTGTACTGGGCCGGAGAAATGTTTGCTTTAATTTGGCTTTTCCTTGGGGTGTGCGTGCATGTCGTTGGAACAGTCCGTAAACGGAGAGGCTTTCTTTCGCCCCCGAACTCGATTTGTCCGGGCCACCTTTTTGACTATCTGGGTGAGACTCTGACCGTAGGATCTGAAGGGCATCAAGAGTGTCGTCATTGAGAAACATGGAGTTTGCCAGATCAAACATGGTAATTGTCCGAATGGCATGTGCAGCCGATACATCTTGATCTCTGTAAAGACACTCCGAGGCCCGACGACGTTGGAGTTCGCTCAGGATCGCGCCGGCACATCCAATCTGTGAGGGTGTAAGGAACAGACCTTGATTTGAAATTGCAGAGTTTGGAAGACTTACCGAAAGGCGACTGGATAGATTGATCAGTGAGCCTAGTCTCAGGTTTCCTTGGTTCGATCCGAATGCCGAACCACTGATATCGGCCTCCAATGCAGAGTCGCCTGCCATGTTCATGACCAGAGATGGGTGGCTGTAACAGTTCAGCTTCAGTTTTGTGAGTTTCTCGATAGCTGTTTGGTGATTGAACTCGGAAGAACCAGTCGAGTGGAAAACATAGGCTCCGCTGGCTGAAGTTTGATTGAGACTTATCAGCGATGCCCTCGCTGCTGAGTCTTTAGCTGTACATACCTTCATTGTTGCCTTGGATATTATGAGCACGACGCTCCAGGTACGTTACTAGCTCATCTGATGCACGGTTTGGGACAATAACTTTGGTGGGCTGCACATGGAGTAGAATTGTTTCGATGAGCTCTATGCCGGCCATAGTGTCTTGCTGGATAAACAGGCTCTCTTCCATGACAGAGTAAAAGGCGGAACCAAAGCCTCCGTTGCTCTGGAGTTCAAGGGCAAGAATAACATCGTTGCAGGAGTCTGGGTATTCATCCTGGTCCAACAAATTACCACTATCGTTTTCGACATGAGACTGCGTTCGCTGTTGGGAATGAGATGCTGAGGACGAATACAATGAACCAGGGCGCTGCGATCTGATCGGGGGCAGCTGAGCTGATGATGATCTACCCGGCCTAAACGAAGGCTGTGCCCGGGACAAAGAACTTGTTGTCGCCGCCTGGCTCCCCTGTCGGGATTTCGGTGGTTGCCCGGGTCGTCGTTGTCGGTTACTTGGCTGGCTGGCCGACAATCGAGATGGCGTAATTCTGACAGTATCGGGAAAGGGGCTGCTTGGATCCATATTCGGGGCCTCTATCGCGTCATTCCACGATGGGCCGCAGAACTGAGGGCAGGGTATTAAGATTGCCTTGATATTCTGGTGTCATCATCGACTCGAGAGGGGCAAGAGAGCAAGTCTCTCAGCAGCCCCGACTTGGGAATTGAGGAATTTGGGAGCACTGGATCCAAATCCGGGCGACTCAAATTGGAAGGCACTAGACAAATACGCCGTGCCGGTTGGCAGCGCCCATCGTCCGAGAATGGAAGGAACATACCATACAACCGAGCGAGCTTATAGCCGGCACTCACCGTCACCGTCATAATGATTCCCAGAAAAGCAGGCCCCCCGCAGAGTGCTAGTCTCCTGGTTCTCGAGTTGCTCTTTGCAGTTCATGTAGACCTACAACTAGTGCGCACATATATTAGATATCGAGCATGCTGGCGTTGGACGTCAAAAACATAAGATTTTTAAGCATCCGCTATCAATACGCATCTCCCCCCTTTTTGGTTCGCCTTTTTCACGCCTTTGCCGCATCGTTACCGCTCTTGACCCACTGCGCAAAATCTTTCCTCTGCTTCCTGATGTTTACAAAGCCTGGCCTCGACTCGAGGAACCGGTACGGGTTTCCCACATAGTCCTTGTCGCCCTCCTTGTCGCCCTCGCGCTCGATCTTGCCCGCCCACTCGCGCCACTGGATCGGCCGCAGGTGCGGCGTCCCCAGCACCAGCCCCAGGCAGATTATCAGCAGCGCCGCCACCGTCTCGATGGAGATGTCGATGGGGAGAGATGTTGACGCCGCAGCGGTCGGCAACGATCCCCTGCTCGCGGTCGGTGACGTCGCAGCAGCTGAGGGCACGCCGGTAGAGTGCAGGGCTGAGTGCTCGTGGGCCGAATAGCAGCTGTTGGTCGTGATGTGTTTTTGTCAGCGCCTTATTCTCTTGCCGAGTGGTTATGGCATAGGCTTGGTGAGGTGCATTTTTAGCTTACGCATGTGCCAGTAAGACCAGACCGAAGGTCGTGATAGACTTGGAAATCCACGTCATTTTCTTTAAGAACAAGCGAAAAGTGCGCGTTGTAGATTATCCTCGTTGGCTCAGTTCTGAAACTACCGATGCAAGTATACCACCTGTACAATGGTGTTGTTGCTGGTTTATTTTAGCGGACGTCGCATGTTGGAAGGTTGATGCCACTGCCAGCCAGTATGCGTTCACTAAGGTCaggttaggtaggtaggtagcttggGAATTGAGTATCACGTGACAAGGCGGGCCTTGCCAGTGATAGTATCCGCCTAGCGGGGCCGCGGATTCTTTGTACCTGCATCTGCCGCCCAGAACGAGACGACATTCCTTCATTCTGCCATCTCTCACGATTACGGGTTTCAATCTGTCTCGAAGACTACGAATTCAACAACATAAATCAATCCAATCAATACAATGGTTCCAAGGACAAATCCCTTCCGGTGTGCAGACACATTGACTAGGCCCCTAGTTGGCTCATCACATTTCACTTCTGCTGACACATCCCTCAGAGGACAATGCCATTGTTCAGTCTTGTTTCCGCATATGGATTTACCCAGTAATTACAGAGCTGCTCGAAGCAGATTCCCAGAATTAGGGAATGAATCCACTACCGCACCTAGTGGCATCGCCATACACGGTCTACATCAAACTGAAGCATGAGTGTGGGAGCTTGCACCGAGCTGAAGTCACCTCTTGATTGCTGCCAAGTGGCATTTTACATGACTCTCTAATCTGAAGAGGAAATTCTAGTTGAGCTGATTTTTTTATTAGAGATAAAATATTCTCTGTGATGTGCTTCCTGGCGTATCCTATTTTACGgcc
The Pyricularia oryzae 70-15 chromosome 1, whole genome shotgun sequence DNA segment above includes these coding regions:
- a CDS encoding DNA mismatch repair protein MutS, variant translates to MNMAGDSALEADISGSAFGSNQGNLRLGSLINLSSRLSIGCAGAILSELQRRRASECLYRDQDVSAAHAIRTITMFDLANSMFLNDDTLDALQILRSESHPDSQKGGPDKSSSGAKESLSVYGLFQRHARTPQGKAKLKQTFLRPSTDMGLLGERHRIIAILLRPENSETFTMIIKHLRMIKNMKAIMSHIQRGVDKPSSLAPAKRGVWKSLQRFSKFTVELYETVRVLETGGAPLEVVNRMQAQVDPRQIMQVGKVVSDTIDFDATETINDTVILPGVSEDLDQLTRTYNGFPSLLQETARHIVRDVPEWAAAYIEHCIYYHQLGFLTVISANANGEPNYDGPEPGAGDDWERIFVHEGNFYFKNRRMKELDDYFGDIVAQIHGEQPSTSLCCRKSSLGELDSLTALAAVAQQYNLTAPEMTESNVLEIKNGRHLLQELVVSAFVPNDCLLCGGNGSESESAGSSTSELSHSEGEKTPSMLILTGPNHSGKSVYLKQVALIVYLAHVGSFVPAEWARIGTVDRILTRVSTRESAARPESAFAIDMRQAAFSINLATRRSLVLIDEFGKGTSPVDGAALAAALFTQFAEAGENVRPKVLAATHFHEIFEQELLAQSPTVGFAHMEINVDYNTQYLEDQVTFLYTMVPGRSISSFGTNCALLNGIDDKIVARAEALSLLMAHGEDLSAACASLSEEETKQLHKAENIARELHVRAHNFKSIRRVLNVADGPDPRRP
- a CDS encoding DNA mismatch repair protein MutS, which codes for MTVTFCGPSWNDAIEAPNMDPSSPFPDTVRITPSRLSASQPSNRQRRPGQPPKSRQGSQAATTSSLSRAQPSFRPGRSSSAQLPPIRSQRPGSLYSSSASHSQQRTQSHVENDSGNLLDQDEYPDSCNDVILALELQSNGGFGSAFYSVMEESLFIQQDTMAGIELIETILLHVQPTKVIVPNRASDELVTYLERRAHNIQGNNEGIHPSLVMNMAGDSALEADISGSAFGSNQGNLRLGSLINLSSRLSIGCAGAILSELQRRRASECLYRDQDVSAAHAIRTITMFDLANSMFLNDDTLDALQILRSESHPDSQKGGPDKSSSGAKESLSVYGLFQRHARTPQGKAKLKQTFLRPSTDMGLLGERHRIIAILLRPENSETFTMIIKHLRMIKNMKAIMSHIQRGVDKPSSLAPAKRGVWKSLQRFSKFTVELYETVRVLETGGAPLEVVNRMQAQVDPRQIMQVGKVVSDTIDFDATETINDTVILPGVSEDLDQLTRTYNGFPSLLQETARHIVRDVPEWAAAYIEHCIYYHQLGFLTVISANANGEPNYDGPEPGAGDDWERIFVHEGNFYFKNRRMKELDDYFGDIVAQIHGEQPSTSLCCRKSSLGELDSLTALAAVAQQYNLTAPEMTESNVLEIKNGRHLLQELVVSAFVPNDCLLCGGNGSESESAGSSTSELSHSEGEKTPSMLILTGPNHSGKSVYLKQVALIVYLAHVGSFVPAEWARIGTVDRILTRVSTRESAARPESAFAIDMRQAAFSINLATRRSLVLIDEFGKGTSPVDGAALAAALFTQFAEAGENVRPKVLAATHFHEIFEQELLAQSPTVGFAHMEINVDYNTQYLEDQVTFLYTMVPGRSISSFGTNCALLNGIDDKIVARAEALSLLMAHGEDLSAACASLSEEETKQLHKAENIARELHVRAHNFKSIRRVLNVADGPDPRRP